Genomic DNA from Bacteroidota bacterium:
TTGTTGAACAATGTAATAGGGGAAAGTAGGTAGAAGTTATGAATGATGAATGATGAATGAGATTTATTATATTAGGGTTACCACCTTTTCCAATCACCCAGTGCCTCGCTAAATTTCTTGTGCCCTAGGATGGCATCTAGTTTTTCGCCACCTACTCTTATACCTTGGTTGTCGAAATAGTCTTCAAAATATTGATCGGCCATCTTGCTGATGAGTTGTACATCTTCGCCATTGGTTACTGCCATATCCATATTGAAAAGATGTTCGAGCTTGGCTTCGTCCCAATCGATTCCTGGTTTTTCCCATTCACCGTTGGCAGTATTTAGTATTGGCTTTAACAGGGGGTTCATCCTAATAAGGCGAATATCGTTTTGTATAAATGGGAGTTCCAATATTTGATGTGCAATAAATGTTGCAGCATCGGGAGGGTCGCTGATAACGGAAGTTGAAAGTTTTTTGATGTCGGCAGCAGGGCCTTCATTTTTACCTTTTTTTGTAAGCCAATCATAGTTACTTGTATGCTCTCCGCTATCGCCAAATGAAATTGGTAGTAACGTGTTGGCAGTTCCTAGGCTGGCAATTCGTATTTCATTTCTTTGGGCACCATTGGCCAATGCTTCTAATATTCCTGCAGTGATAGGGTTATTATTTCCGCCAATTGCTCCGTCCCAAAACCTGCGTTTTGCCGTAACTTTTGTAGGATCATTAGTCAAAACATAATTGAATTCGGCGGGGTTATCGAAAAACTGCACAGGTGCATTGCTGGAGGCATGAATTGCATCAATTAATCTTAACGTTTTGAATTCACTGATTTGAGATCCTGTCACGGTACTTTGTATATAAGAGGATTCGAGTTTGCTACCCAGATTGGAACGAAAATATACTGCTCGTTCTCGGTCATAATCGAAACCTGTTATAATAATTTGTAGCTCGGGCTTGCCTATATGGGTAGGTAATTCCGTCATTAGTTTTTTGCAATCGGGTCCTAGTTGTGCGGTTAAGCCCTTAGGTTTTTCTTCGGTCTTGAATCGCGGAAAGAAACCTCCTAAAGGATTCAATCGGCTCCAGAACTTTCTAACAAAAATGGTCTCCAAAACATCTTGGGATAGGAACATGGTTTCAATTTCGCTAAGAGATTTGTTGACGCACAAAGCGGCAAGCACCATGCTTCCGCCTGAGTTGGCAATAACCAAATCGTAATTCTTTAAAATATCATGCCCTTTGGCAGCTATGCCATAGCGTTGTTGTAATATTTTTACTTGGATTAAAGCCCAAGTGCCTCCGCCGTCGAGCGATAGTATATCGTATGCCATGTTTTAAGAAATTTAAATGGTTATGGTGCAAATAAAAGGATGAAAAACCAAATAAAAAACAATGGATTTCCCTGCTTTGGAAAAGGGATTTCCCTGTAATGTGGATTGCTATGGTAGAGAATGGCATAGATAATCAAGCCTTTGGGATGCTTGGGTGGTGAGGTGAGTCACTTGGAGAATCCTGAAACTTCGTGTCGCAATGAGAATTGTTATTCCACTACAATTTTTCTAACTGAAGAAAAATCAATGCCAGTTATTTTCAATAAATATATTCCTGAGCTTAAGTTTAAATTATTCAGATGATAAACTTGTGTGCCAGTGTTTGGTTTTTGCTCAGTGGTATTATATACATTTTTACCATTCAAATCTATAATTTCAAAATGTAAAGCTTGGGCATTTGCCAAATGAAGGGTAATATTGGGATTATCATTTATAGGATTTGGATAGACAGAAACAACGGGTTCAGTAGAAACATTTTCAATAGTATTGAAAGGTGTAATAATAAGTTTGGTATTATAAGTTTGGTCGTTCTTATCGCTGGCGTTATCGCCATTGGCAGCAAGCATACTTGCATAAAAAGTAATGGCTCCCTGGTTGGTGCTTGGTGCCTTCCATTGGTAAGTCCATTCGCCCGTATTGGCTGATACGGGTGCGGTGCCTGCAATTCTGTGCATCACAAAATTACGGTCTTGGTAAGAGCCCCAAGTAGGACTTTGCATTCTGGTTTTGTTTGTATCAATAAGTGTGATGGTGCCCGTAAATTTGTTGTCACTGTTACGAAGGGAAACAATTTGAAACCCAAATTTATTTAAGGTGTAATGTGTAATGCGGGGTTTAATAATATATGTTTGGCCCGGTATATATGTTGTGTTCCCATTGTCGAAAATGATGGATGCAGTTCCCGGCCCAGCATTGTCGGCAATACCACCGCTATGGCAGCTATTGGCTCCTTCTGTCCCACTGCACGATTTTTCTCCAGGTGCTTTTGTATTATAGGGAGGGCCGCCATCGTTTTTGGCAATTAAAGAATAAAACAAGAATAATATAATAGTAAATGAAGCCGTGATGATATTTTTTTTCATACTTGGGATATAGTTTTAGTTAAAAAGGATGATTTTTTCGAACATACTTTTATTGTCCATTTCTAATTTAATAAAATAGATACCTGCTTCATGTTCGTGCAAATTCATTTCTACTAGGTTATTGCCTGTAAAGCCTTTTACCAAAGTTTGTTGTTGCAATTTATTGCCTTTTATATCATATAATTCTATATTGATACTGGAGGGTTTATCCAAATAATAAGAGATAGCAATTTTATCGTTTGCAGGATTGGGGAATACATTAAACATTATATTATTTTCGCTTTGCTTTATACTTGTGGTAGCAGATTGAAGTGTCAATGATTTTGTATAACAGTAATCGCCCAAATCGTTTCCATCATCATTGGCAGCAACGGTAGCCAAATAGAAGGTAATATTTCCTTCGTTGGTGACTGGGGCTGTCCAGTTAAACTGCCATTTGCCTTTGCCTTGCGAAACAGCATTGGTGCCATCGTAAGTATATGTTATATAATTCCTGTTGGCAAATCCCCCGGCACCAGAAATGAGTTGTGTTCTCGATTGTTCAGTACAGGTAAAAGTTCCCACATTGCTGCTGTCCTTGTCTTTGATGGCTACTACTTGAAATCCAAATCTGTTGAGATTGGGGTGAGCAACCTCAGCGGTAAGGGTATAAGTATTTGAAGGAATATAATTGCTTGCACCATTTAGTACACTCAAAGTATTGCTACCCTGTCCACTATTGAGTGCAAATGACTCGTGGCAACCACTAGTGGTGCAATCTTTTTCGCCCGGGGCACCTGTGGTTGACGCGGGGGCACTGTTGCTTAAACTATCAGCCATTGCACTGGTGAAGGCGATAGCAAAAAAACAATAAATGATTCGGGTATAATATTTAATCATGCTGGGTTTTTATTAAGTAGGCCACAATAATTTAAGTGCAATTATAGACTTTTTGGGGTAAATGGTTTTCAGTTTTTTTTTGAAAGTATAAATTAGTGAAGAGTTCGATGAACTAAATACCACCATAATATGAGAACTTCACACTTGGATAATAATCAAAGTGTGAATATAGTAGGAATGCAAGTATGCCCGCAGGTAAAAACATTTGTTTCAAGTGTATTGGCAATGCAAACCCATTCACCGCGGCGAACAAAATCATAATTCCTTCCTCCATTTCTCCCCATCAAATCCTACTATATATTTTCCATCAATATCAAGTATTGGCCTTTTAAGTATAGAAGGGTTTTCTTGAATAATACCAAAACATTTGGGAGGTTTTAATACATCAGCTTTCTGCGAATCACTAAGATTTTTATAAGTGGTCGAGTGGGTATTCACCAATATTTCTATAGGAATCTGCGTCAGCCATTCTTTAACTATACCTTCTGTGGGAGGCGTTGTTTTATAATCGTAAAAATTATATGGAACTTTATTTGCGTCGAGCCATTTAAAGGCCTTTTGCATGGTATCACAATTTTTTATTCCGTGTATGGTGATCATTTGTAAATGCGTATGAATAATTTTAGACCACAAACTTATCGCAAAAACAAGCATAAAAAAAGCCCTGAAAATTAGAGCTTAATTGTGTACCGCTAGCGAAACCTGAACCTGTTTGCCGACAGGCAGACCCGCACAGCCGTGAAACCACAGAATTTTAAGTTTTACCCAGCCTGAAACCCAATTTAGCAAGCTGTAATACAACTGCTATGGCATCATTTTTTTGAAGATGACCTTTGGGGAGAATACTTTTTTTCACATCTTGAAAAGTTTCGAAACAAAACTCGCAACGCATGTTGCATGGTTCCCATAAATTGAAATTTACTGATGTTATGCCAGAAATAGGAAAACTTAAATTGGTCTTTGCCACAATATTCTAACCGCACAAAGTTTTTTTCAAATTCATCCATGATTCTGTCCGGATGTTCTGATTTTATTTTTTCGCAAAAATAAAAATAGTTCCGATACCATCTAGTATAGATGTCTACGAGTTGACTATACTCCTTATTAATATCATTTTGGATATATTTTTTTTTCAACACTTCTAGTAGCGGCTGACATTGATTTTGTATTTTAATTTTTTCTGACTCACTAAGCTTTTCCTTGCTTTTTGGAATACCTGTGAACATCCATACTTTTTGACGTTTCATATTGAATATATTTTTTATTTTTCTCTTTTTAATATCATAATTTACTCACTTCACTTCTATTTTTTAATGGTGTTCGTGAATAAAAATATGTTTTATTTTTTTTCTATGATTTTTATTACTTTCTCGGTCAGTTGATACCGTTTGTAAACGATTTCAGCTATTTGCTTTTCTAATTTGCTAGTGTCCGATATGTAATTATTTATCTTTAAGTTTTTTTATTGCCTTGTCAAAATCACTTTCCAACAATTTATCCTGCTCCATACTATACTTTTCAAATTCCTTTTCAGCCAAAGCCAATCCTGCATGTGTAACCCGTCCTGCATCTCTTAAAATAGCTGCTTCGTTAAATTGCAGAAACGCATCTAATTTTTTTACCCAATCGCTCATATACATCACTATACCTTTGCTTGCCTGCAATAGGGCTTAGTTCAAATACATTGTAACGATTCGGTTTAATCCATTCAATTCTTTTTCGTTCAAATATTTTTTTGCAATGCCTATATCTGTTTTTCTTATTTTCCCTTGCGGTGCATTTTTCCAGGTTGTTAATCCCATGTTTTCCTTAGTGCTGTCAACCCGTGTTGAAATAAGTTCGGCTGCGGTTTGCCCTGTTATAGAAAAATGTAATTTATTTTGAACGGTTGCGAAAAACTTTTTTGTGGTTTCATTTTCGCTACTATTATCGGCACTGCAAGATGAATAGATGTCGGTTATTTTTTGATAGAATCTTCTTTTGCTGTTACGTATGTCACGAATACGGGCAAGCTGTTCTTCAAAATAATCTTTGCCAAAAATATTGTTTGGGTTTTTCAACCGTTCATCATCCATTGTAAAACCTTTGATGATATATTCTTTCAATCTTTCCGTTGCCCAAATACGAAACGCTGTTGCTCTGGTGCTATTTACACGGTAGCCAACGGGAATAATCAGGTCAAGATTATAATACTTTGCAACTGTTTCCTGTGTTTTTCCTTTGAAAGCACCGTGTTGAGTGGTATGTGCAAAATTTGCACCTACCACTGCTTCATTCAATTCCCCTTCTTTAAAAATATTGCCGATGTGCTTTGTAATTACCGTTCTATCCACTCCAAACAAGTCGGCAATTTTTTGTTGGGTGAGCCAAATGGTTTCATTTTGTAAATAGATTTCAACCTTCACCTTTCCGTTTGGTGTGGTATAGAGCAATATCTCGTTAAAGCCATTTTCGGCTGGTTTTATTTTTTTACTCATCCTTTTTTTATTTTCAATAGTGGTGTTTTCTTCTTCCGTCAAATCATGTAGTTTGTATACCCTGCCTACCAGTAGGCAGGAATTTCATCTATTTGCTTTTCTATATAATTAGGGCTTTACCTACCGCTTTGGCAGTGCCGAGATTCAGGAAATTTTCAGGAAAAAACAGCGAACCCCGTCTGGCTTTACCGATTTTATTTAGTACCTGTATTTCAATGCTTTTAGTCATGTATTAGTTTGTTTATTGTTGCAAATTTAGTAACTATTTGCGACAAGATCATTTCATTCCTTATACCAATTCTTAAACTATAATAGCTCTCCGCCTGAGGCGGATTAGTTTTTAGAATGGTAATGCCGAACTACATCCCGAAAGCGTGGGAGGGGATTAGTCCCTTTCTTTTGGACTATTATATATTGAGTTTCGATATTATCGCATAAACATAATACCTTGTAAAAATAAAAAAGGTACAACAATCTTATTTGTTGTACCAATGTTGTACCTAAGTTTTTTTCAAGAATCAAAACTCTTGAGAACCCGTACCGCGAGCGGGACTTGAACCCGCACAGCCGTGAAGCCACAGGATTTTAAGTCCTGCGTGTCTACCAATTCCACCATCGCGGCATTAAATAAAGAACTGACCCCTCAAGCTTCCCCTCTATTATAAATGTCCTGGGATGTCTACCTCCCGATAATTATCGGGATTACCATCACGGCATCTATTCAAATAACTAAATAAAAAAGGTGTTGATGTGAGTTACCGAAATAATACCACACTAACACCTTTATCGAGCGAGAGACGAGACTCGAACCCGCGACCCTCACCTTGGCAAGGTGATGCTCTACCAACTGAGCTACTCTCGCTTATCGGGCTGCAAATATAGGCAGAAGGGTATTTTAGGCAAAAATATTTTTAAAAATTTGTACCCATGCAAACCAAGCACTTACAAATTGTACGACGCAACGATGGGTAAAAAGCGTCCTATTCCGAACGCACGGGGCGAAACCCGAAGGATAGGTGGAGTCTGTTTTCGTTTGTATTCACTGTTGTTCACCAAATGCAAAGTTCGGTTTACAGTTTCAGAATCAAATCCCTGCTCAATTATTTGTCTAGCCGATTGATTTTCTTCACAGTAAAGTTGCAATATAGCATCCAACAAATCATAATCTGGCAGTGAGTCGCTGTCTTTTTGGTCGGGTCTTAGCTCTGCCGATGGAGCTTTAGTTAAAATATTGCTGGGAATGATTTCTTGATCACGATTTATATAGAGGCACAGTTCATACACTTTGGTCTTATATAGATCGCCTATCACTGATAAGCCGCCGCACATATCACCATATAAAGTTCCGTAACCTACCGCCAATTCGCTTTTGTTGCTGGTGTTAAGCAAAATATGACCATGTTTATTGCTTAAAGCCATCAATAATACCCCTCTAATTCGAGACTGTATATTTTCTTCGGCTATATTCGCAGCCTTGTTTTCGAAATGAGGTTGAAGGGTTTCTACGAAATTATCAAAAATATCACTAATGCCAATAGTTTTAAATTGAATACCCATATTATCACACAATTGTTCGCTGTCGGAAATGGAATGTGCAGAAGAATATTGAGAGGGGAGAAGGACTGGTAAAACATTTTGTGGACCTAAAGCTTTTGAGGCAAGATATAAAACCAATGCCGAGTCTACACCGCCTGAAAGCCCAAGGATACCTTTTGTGAAACCCGATTTTTGAAAATAGTCACGTATGCCCAAAATGAGAGCATCGTGAATAAGTTCGTATTCATTTTCTTTGTCTGTGCTGCATGTTTCCACAGGGTTTTTCAATAGGTCGCTTAACGAAATTGTAACCAACGATTCCTCAAAGGCATCTGACTTTAATAACTGATTCCCGTTTGTCGCAATTACCATCGAGCCGCCGTCAAAGATTAACTCGGTCTGTGCACCACATTGGTTCACATATACCATGGGCATCTTGTATTTGAGGACATTGGCCTGCAAAATTTCTGTGCGTGCATGAAGCTGCTTATAGGAAAATGGAGAGGCCGAAATATTAACCATAAGATGTGCATCTTGCAATTGCGACATTGGATTTTGGGTATACAAAGGATCGTCAGTGAGGTTCCAAATATCTTCGCAAATGGTCAATGCAATCTTTACTCCGTCGTGCTCAATGGTGCTGAATGATTTGTTGGGTTCAAAATATCGGTACTCGTCAAACACATCGTAGGTGGGCAATAATGTTTTGTGAACCACTTGTTGTATTTTGCCTTTGTATAAATAAAAAGCAGAATTGAATAAATCTTTTCCCTCAGCAATAGGATTAACAGAGGGTCCGCCCACAATAATTCCTATTTCATGCGAACTTGCTGCTAGTTCCGCTATAGCATCGGTGCAGCTTTTTATGAAATCATCGAAGTATAATAAATCGAGTGGGGGGTAGCCGCAAATGGCCAACTCGGGGAATACCACCAATGAGGCACCTTGCTTCTTGGCTTGCTGGGTATATGATATAATTTTATCGAGGTTTGCTTTGATATTTCCCACATGTGGGTTAATCTGAGCAAGAGCTATTTTTGGCACTTGTGAATAGTATTATATAAATGCTAACCGATACTTTTCACGTTTAGTTTTTCACTATTCACTAAAACAATATACCTACATTTATTGCAAAATAATTGGTACGATAGCTATCGTAGGCTTTGTTTTTATTGGTGCGGAACATGCCATTGCTATAACGAATGCCGGCCACAATAGAAACGTCTTTGGTTAAAGCGTACTCCATGCCAGCACCCATCACAAATGCCATTCTGAAAAAGCTAACGTCATCGGAAGTGGCAATAAAATCATCGGGACGATTAGAGTTTAATTTACCTTTGAAATCACCACCAACTGAATCAGCTTTTTTGATTGTCGCATTTTGTGATAATAAAATAGCTGGGGTTAGTCCTCCTTGAAAAGTATATGTCATATAACCAATTTCGTTAGTTTTTCCTACGAAAGAAATTGGAATCTCAATATAGTTTAGTTTCATGCTGTAGGAAACTTTATTAGTGGTATCTGCATTTAGGGGAGTAACTTGTTTAAAGATTTGCGGGTAATTATTGGTTAACCTTCCATCAATCCTTGAAATATCCATCCCGATTTCATACCAAAGGGTTTTATTTATTTTTTCTTGAAAGTTAAAACCATAGCTGAAAGCCATTTTGACACCATCATTTACCAATAGTTTGTCGGTTGATTTTATCCAACAAAAGTTGGGTGAAGCACGGAAACCAAAGCGTTGGGTTTTAATAGGTTTCTTGCCTGTTTGGGCAAATGATGAGCTGCAAATTGCAAGGATGAGCAATACAGTTGAAAACTTTTTCATATATAATAAAGTTGAGGTTTATAGGTTAGATGTATGTTTGTGGGCTTTTTGACCCATTATTTATCGAAGTGCAAATTTGGAACTTATGAACCTTAAAACAAAGAGAAATATTTCAACCCTTTGTCTGCTAATGCTTTTCATTTGCAATTGTAAAAACAATAGGCTTGATGTAAGTGTGGATGAGGAAGCATACAAACCTAATATTGTTAGGCTTGATGAGCGTATTTGGAATTTGAAAGAAGCCGATTTTTTTAAGTTTACCGATAGTTTGAAAAGAGCCGACCCAAACTTTTTTTATGGTTGGGTTTCGCAAATTGTGTTGAGCCAATATCCTGAAATGCCACAGCCATTAGTTCTTGACTCGCTAAAGCACTTACTTTTTAATAATTCGAGAATGCAGTATTTAAAAAAGGAAGTCCATGAAAAATTTAAAGATTCAAAGGAGATAGACCAAGCAGCGGCACAAGTTTACAGCCGCTTTAAACATTATTTTCCAAAAGCAACATTACCTGTGCTAATCACCGTTGAAAATGACATGCGGGCTTATGGCGGGGTGTTTGAAAAAGCTATATGTATAAGCTTGGACTATTTTCTAGGAGCTGAACACGCTATCTATAAATCATTACCCGATTTGCCCAAATATATCTATCAGAAATTCACTCCTCAATATTTCGGCAAGCGGATAGCTGACGCCTTGCATAGATTTACTTTTGGTGAGCAAGACGAAAGCCCATTATTTATGCAGCGAATGATTTTGAGTGGTATGCAAGAATATTATACTGATGCCATGATTCCCAAAGAGCATGATAGCATTAGAAGATTATATTCTGGAGTGCAAATAAAATGGTTGGAGAAAAATGAGAAACAGGTATGGGAACACTTTGCTTCGCAGAAACTTTTTTATAGTAATGAGAAAGAAAAAACAGAACGCTATTTTGTGGACGGTCCTTTCACACAAGGATTGCCACAAGAGTCTGCTCCTCGATTGGGTTCGTGGGTAGGATACAAAATTGTGAAAAAGTATATGGACACACATGAAAATGTAACTTTGGAAATGCTGATGAAAGAAAAAAATTATAATAAGATATTTAAGGAATCGGGGTATAAGCCGTAGGGAGTGGACAGTAGACAGTGAATAGTAGACAGCCCGCCGCGGCGGGTAGTAGACAGTGAATAGTAGACATAGACAGTAGACAGTAGACAGCCCGCCGCGGCGGGTAGTAGATAGTAGATAGTAGACAGTAGACAGTGAACAGTGAACAGTAGACAGTAGACAGTGAACAGTAGACATTGGGCAGTAGATAGCGAACAGTCTCAATGCGAGCTAAACTGCCAACCATAAACGACCAACTGCCAACTGTAAACTAAAAAAAACATGGAGAAAAAGAAAAAACATATAGCAATTCTAGGTAGCACTGGTTCTATCGGAACGCAGGCTTTAGAAGTGATGCGGGAGCAGCGAAACTTATTTGAAGTGGAAGTATTGACCGCAGGCAGCAATGCCGATTTGTTGATTGAGCAAGCCATCGAATTTCAACCCAATGCGGTGGTAATATCGGATGCTACAAAATATAATCAGGTGAAAGAAGCTTTGAAGCTTCATGCTATAAAAGTATATAGTGGCAACGAGGCCATTGAGCAAGTGGTGCAAATGGATACCATTGATATGGTGCTCACTGCTATGGTAGGTTTCAGCGGACTCAAACCAACCATCGCTGCCATTAAAGCAAAAAAACATATAGCATTGGCCAATAAGGAAACACTGGTTGTGGCAGGAAGTATTATCAGTGAACTTGCTATTGAAAATAGGGTTGAAATTATTCCTGTCGACTCTGAACATTCAGCCATATTTCAAT
This window encodes:
- a CDS encoding patatin-like phospholipase family protein, yielding MAYDILSLDGGGTWALIQVKILQQRYGIAAKGHDILKNYDLVIANSGGSMVLAALCVNKSLSEIETMFLSQDVLETIFVRKFWSRLNPLGGFFPRFKTEEKPKGLTAQLGPDCKKLMTELPTHIGKPELQIIITGFDYDRERAVYFRSNLGSKLESSYIQSTVTGSQISEFKTLRLIDAIHASSNAPVQFFDNPAEFNYVLTNDPTKVTAKRRFWDGAIGGNNNPITAGILEALANGAQRNEIRIASLGTANTLLPISFGDSGEHTSNYDWLTKKGKNEGPAADIKKLSTSVISDPPDAATFIAHQILELPFIQNDIRLIRMNPLLKPILNTANGEWEKPGIDWDEAKLEHLFNMDMAVTNGEDVQLISKMADQYFEDYFDNQGIRVGGEKLDAILGHKKFSEALGDWKRW
- a CDS encoding choice-of-anchor V domain-containing protein gives rise to the protein MKKNIITASFTIILFLFYSLIAKNDGGPPYNTKAPGEKSCSGTEGANSCHSGGIADNAGPGTASIIFDNGNTTYIPGQTYIIKPRITHYTLNKFGFQIVSLRNSDNKFTGTITLIDTNKTRMQSPTWGSYQDRNFVMHRIAGTAPVSANTGEWTYQWKAPSTNQGAITFYASMLAANGDNASDKNDQTYNTKLIITPFNTIENVSTEPVVSVYPNPINDNPNITLHLANAQALHFEIIDLNGKNVYNTTEQKPNTGTQVYHLNNLNLSSGIYLLKITGIDFSSVRKIVVE
- a CDS encoding choice-of-anchor V domain-containing protein, with the translated sequence MIKYYTRIIYCFFAIAFTSAMADSLSNSAPASTTGAPGEKDCTTSGCHESFALNSGQGSNTLSVLNGASNYIPSNTYTLTAEVAHPNLNRFGFQVVAIKDKDSSNVGTFTCTEQSRTQLISGAGGFANRNYITYTYDGTNAVSQGKGKWQFNWTAPVTNEGNITFYLATVAANDDGNDLGDYCYTKSLTLQSATTSIKQSENNIMFNVFPNPANDKIAISYYLDKPSSINIELYDIKGNKLQQQTLVKGFTGNNLVEMNLHEHEAGIYFIKLEMDNKSMFEKIILFN
- a CDS encoding Spx/MgsR family RNA polymerase-binding regulatory protein — its product is MITIHGIKNCDTMQKAFKWLDANKVPYNFYDYKTTPPTEGIVKEWLTQIPIEILVNTHSTTYKNLSDSQKADVLKPPKCFGIIQENPSILKRPILDIDGKYIVGFDGEKWRKEL
- a CDS encoding NAD+ synthase, which encodes MPKIALAQINPHVGNIKANLDKIISYTQQAKKQGASLVVFPELAICGYPPLDLLYFDDFIKSCTDAIAELAASSHEIGIIVGGPSVNPIAEGKDLFNSAFYLYKGKIQQVVHKTLLPTYDVFDEYRYFEPNKSFSTIEHDGVKIALTICEDIWNLTDDPLYTQNPMSQLQDAHLMVNISASPFSYKQLHARTEILQANVLKYKMPMVYVNQCGAQTELIFDGGSMVIATNGNQLLKSDAFEESLVTISLSDLLKNPVETCSTDKENEYELIHDALILGIRDYFQKSGFTKGILGLSGGVDSALVLYLASKALGPQNVLPVLLPSQYSSAHSISDSEQLCDNMGIQFKTIGISDIFDNFVETLQPHFENKAANIAEENIQSRIRGVLLMALSNKHGHILLNTSNKSELAVGYGTLYGDMCGGLSVIGDLYKTKVYELCLYINRDQEIIPSNILTKAPSAELRPDQKDSDSLPDYDLLDAILQLYCEENQSARQIIEQGFDSETVNRTLHLVNNSEYKRKQTPPILRVSPRAFGIGRFLPIVASYNL
- a CDS encoding outer membrane beta-barrel protein, producing MKKFSTVLLILAICSSSFAQTGKKPIKTQRFGFRASPNFCWIKSTDKLLVNDGVKMAFSYGFNFQEKINKTLWYEIGMDISRIDGRLTNNYPQIFKQVTPLNADTTNKVSYSMKLNYIEIPISFVGKTNEIGYMTYTFQGGLTPAILLSQNATIKKADSVGGDFKGKLNSNRPDDFIATSDDVSFFRMAFVMGAGMEYALTKDVSIVAGIRYSNGMFRTNKNKAYDSYRTNYFAINVGILF